A part of Variovorax sp. HW608 genomic DNA contains:
- a CDS encoding phosphotransferase family protein gives MQTLMDDAALAPKIADYLAAQLGHPVEIGPVRRFPVGFSWLTYSVPVSGIDGDTDTRELILRLGPDYGLFAPYSARPQVLSMQSLEGSEVPVPRAYWSSDDPSILGAPFMFCEKVSGEAVVPWVSANEPGLEDSLRRRLAEQFIDALAALHRVPWQSKPVAELAHGITAQNTARLNVEHWEAQIARWAMRPYPLADWGVRWLKAHCPEAPRVSIVHGDYRTGNFLEHGGRITAILDWELVHLGDPHEDLGWASLPMYMGGSKLICRLAEPEWFYARYGEKAGFEVSMPSVRYYQALSLLKLAATHMAAARCFEEGRFNDMRMPAMGSQVATCLRQMEKTIEGRR, from the coding sequence ATGCAAACGCTCATGGACGATGCCGCGCTGGCGCCGAAGATCGCCGACTATCTCGCAGCGCAACTCGGCCATCCGGTCGAGATCGGGCCGGTGCGGCGCTTTCCGGTCGGCTTCTCGTGGCTCACCTACTCGGTGCCGGTGAGCGGCATCGACGGCGACACCGACACGCGCGAACTCATCCTGCGGCTCGGCCCGGACTATGGCCTCTTCGCGCCCTACAGCGCGCGCCCGCAGGTGCTGTCGATGCAGTCGCTCGAAGGCAGCGAGGTGCCGGTGCCGCGTGCCTACTGGAGCAGCGACGATCCGTCGATCCTCGGTGCGCCGTTCATGTTCTGCGAGAAGGTCTCGGGCGAGGCAGTGGTGCCCTGGGTCTCGGCCAACGAGCCGGGCCTCGAAGACAGCTTGCGCCGCCGTCTCGCCGAGCAGTTCATCGATGCACTGGCCGCATTGCACCGCGTCCCGTGGCAGAGCAAGCCGGTCGCCGAGCTCGCGCACGGCATCACCGCGCAGAACACAGCACGGCTGAACGTCGAGCACTGGGAAGCCCAGATCGCGCGCTGGGCGATGCGGCCCTATCCTCTCGCCGATTGGGGCGTGCGCTGGCTCAAGGCGCATTGCCCCGAGGCGCCGCGCGTGTCGATCGTGCACGGCGACTACCGCACCGGCAACTTCCTCGAACATGGCGGGCGCATCACGGCGATCCTCGACTGGGAGCTGGTGCATCTCGGCGATCCGCATGAAGACCTGGGCTGGGCGAGCCTGCCGATGTACATGGGCGGCAGCAAGCTGATCTGCCGCCTTGCCGAGCCCGAGTGGTTCTATGCGCGCTACGGCGAGAAGGCGGGCTTCGAGGTCTCGATGCCCTCGGTGCGCTACTACCAGGCGCTGTCGCTGCTCAAGCTGGCGGCCACCCACATGGCGGCGGCGCGCTGCTTCGAGGAAGGGCGCTTCAACGACATGCGCATGCCGGCGATGGGCAGCCAGGTCGCAACCTGCCTCAGGCAGATGGAAAAGACCATCGAGGGGAGACGATGA
- a CDS encoding histidine phosphatase family protein — translation MKIVLVRHGRPDEDDHERPHDPPLRADGVAQARAVADRLALEGITRIVSSPMTRAFQTAQPLAQRLGLAIETIDGWAEADRHAGRYRSTETLRALGESEWSRFLDDPIAFFGGDTAAFRSGVLDALGATIGELPSDAHVAVFTHGLPINVVLSHALGLPRLVHFAPGYASMTRLRALPGGAIGVASVNERNHLPPLVKPAPRARTSSD, via the coding sequence GTGAAGATCGTGCTCGTTCGCCACGGGCGTCCCGACGAAGACGATCACGAGCGGCCGCACGATCCGCCGCTGCGCGCCGACGGCGTTGCGCAGGCGCGCGCGGTGGCCGACCGGCTGGCGCTGGAAGGCATCACGCGCATCGTGAGCAGCCCGATGACGCGAGCCTTTCAGACGGCGCAGCCGCTCGCGCAGCGGCTCGGCCTGGCGATCGAGACGATCGATGGCTGGGCCGAGGCCGACCGGCACGCGGGCCGCTACCGCTCCACCGAGACCCTGCGCGCACTCGGGGAAAGCGAGTGGTCGCGCTTTCTCGACGACCCGATCGCCTTCTTCGGCGGCGACACGGCGGCATTCCGCAGCGGCGTGCTGGACGCGCTCGGCGCCACCATCGGCGAGCTGCCGAGCGACGCGCACGTCGCGGTGTTCACGCACGGCCTGCCGATCAACGTGGTGCTGTCGCATGCGCTGGGCCTGCCGCGCCTCGTTCACTTCGCGCCCGGCTACGCGTCGATGACGCGGCTGCGCGCGCTGCCCGGCGGCGCGATCGGTGTCGCGAGCGTGAACGAGCGCAACCACCTGCCGCCATTGGTGAAACCTGCGCCTCGCGCCAGAACCTCTTCCGACTGA